A region from the Sphingopyxis lindanitolerans genome encodes:
- the rpsQ gene encoding 30S ribosomal protein S17, whose protein sequence is MPKRILTGTVVSDKGDKTVVVKVERKVKHPLYGKIIRRSKKYHAHDEDNAIKAGETVRIEETKPISKLKTWKVLDKVEISTKAKKSDEIDAQA, encoded by the coding sequence ATGCCGAAGCGCATATTGACCGGCACGGTGGTGTCCGACAAGGGCGACAAGACCGTGGTCGTGAAGGTAGAGCGGAAGGTCAAGCACCCGCTCTACGGCAAGATCATCCGCCGTTCGAAAAAATATCACGCCCACGATGAGGACAACGCCATCAAGGCCGGCGAAACCGTCCGCATCGAGGAAACGAAGCCGATTTCGAAGCTGAAGACCTGGAAGGTCCTCGACAAGGTCGAAATCTCGACCAAGGCGAAGAAGTCCGACGAGATCGACGCGCAAGCGTAA
- the rplN gene encoding 50S ribosomal protein L14: protein MIQMQSQLEVADNSGAKRVQCIKVLGGSKRRVAGVGDVIVVSIKEAQPRGKVKKGDVHRAVIVRTAKDVRRADGSVIRFDSNAAVLVNKNEEPIGTRIFGPVVRELRGRGYMKIISLAPEVL, encoded by the coding sequence ATGATTCAGATGCAGTCACAATTGGAAGTCGCCGACAACAGCGGTGCGAAGCGCGTCCAGTGCATCAAGGTGCTTGGCGGCTCGAAGCGCCGTGTCGCCGGTGTCGGCGACGTGATCGTCGTGTCGATCAAGGAAGCCCAGCCGCGCGGCAAGGTGAAGAAGGGTGACGTCCATCGCGCCGTCATCGTCCGCACCGCGAAGGATGTGCGCCGCGCCGATGGCTCGGTGATCCGCTTCGACAGCAACGCCGCCGTGCTCGTCAACAAGAATGAGGAGCCGATCGGCACCCGTATCTTCGGCCCGGTCGTCCGCGAACTGCGCGGCCGCGGCTATATGAAGATCATCAGCCTGGCGCCGGAGGTGCTCTGA
- the rplP gene encoding 50S ribosomal protein L16 produces the protein MLQPKKTKFRKAFKGRIHGLAKGGTSLNFGSYGLKAMEPERITARQIEAARRAISRAIKRQGRLWIRIFPDVPVSSKPAEVRMGKGKGSPEFWAARVKPGRILFELDGVPGPVAALAFERAAMKLPIKTKVVARLGDTSHLEG, from the coding sequence ATGCTGCAACCGAAAAAAACCAAGTTCCGCAAGGCTTTCAAGGGCCGCATCCATGGCCTTGCCAAGGGTGGCACCAGCCTGAACTTCGGCTCCTACGGCCTGAAGGCGATGGAACCCGAGCGCATCACCGCGCGCCAGATCGAGGCGGCTCGCCGCGCGATCAGCCGTGCGATCAAGCGTCAGGGCCGCCTCTGGATCCGCATCTTCCCCGACGTCCCGGTGTCGTCGAAGCCCGCCGAAGTCCGCATGGGCAAGGGCAAGGGTTCGCCTGAATTCTGGGCCGCCCGCGTCAAGCCCGGCCGCATCCTGTTCGAACTCGACGGCGTCCCCGGTCCGGTGGCCGCGCTGGCGTTCGAACGCGCGGCGATGAAGCTGCCGATCAAGACGAAGGTCGTTGCCCGCCTCGGCGACACCTCGCACCTGGAGGGTTGA
- the rpmC gene encoding 50S ribosomal protein L29, with product MAKTEDLTKKTDDQLAEQLGELKREAFNLRFQAATGQLEKASRVKEVRRTIARVKTEQTGRTRSAAK from the coding sequence ATGGCCAAGACCGAAGATCTGACCAAGAAGACCGACGACCAGCTCGCCGAACAGCTTGGCGAACTGAAGCGCGAGGCGTTCAACCTCCGTTTCCAGGCCGCCACCGGCCAGCTGGAAAAGGCATCGCGGGTCAAGGAAGTGCGTCGCACCATCGCGCGCGTCAAGACCGAGCAGACCGGGCGCACGCGCTCGGCTGCTAAGTAA
- the rpsH gene encoding 30S ribosomal protein S8, translated as MAMTDPLGDMLTRIRNGQTAKKDSVLTPASTLRVRVLDVLQREGYIRGYSEESLGAKGQHKGIRIELKYFEGQPAIRHVARVSKPGRRVYSGSKELPIVRNGLGITIVSTPRGVLSDAEAREHNVGGEVLAEVF; from the coding sequence ATGGCAATGACCGATCCCCTGGGTGATATGCTCACCCGCATCCGCAACGGCCAGACGGCGAAGAAGGACAGCGTCCTTACCCCCGCCTCGACCCTGCGTGTCCGCGTTCTCGATGTGCTCCAGCGCGAAGGCTATATCCGCGGCTATAGCGAAGAATCGCTGGGCGCGAAGGGCCAGCACAAGGGCATCCGCATCGAGCTTAAATATTTCGAGGGCCAGCCGGCGATCCGCCATGTGGCGCGCGTCTCGAAGCCGGGTCGCCGCGTCTATTCGGGCTCGAAAGAGCTGCCGATCGTGCGCAACGGCCTGGGCATCACCATCGTGTCGACCCCGCGCGGCGTTCTTTCGGACGCCGAGGCTCGCGAACATAATGTCGGCGGCGAAGTGCTGGCGGAGGTGTTCTGA
- the rpsC gene encoding 30S ribosomal protein S3 yields MGQKSNPIGLRLQVNRTWDSRWFAEGQDYGRMLVEDLKIRQYVFKTLPQAAISKVVIERPAKLCRVSIYAARPGVIIGKKGADIEKLRKKLGELTGSDVSLNIVEIRKPEVDAKLVGQGIADQLERRVAFRRAMKRAVQSAMRLGAEGIRINCAGRLGGAEIARTEWYREGRVPLHTLRANVDYAESTAHTAYGVCGIKVWIFKGEILGHDPLATDRLMLDAQTSGVRPARDERR; encoded by the coding sequence ATGGGCCAGAAGAGCAATCCGATCGGCCTGCGCCTGCAGGTCAACCGCACCTGGGACAGCCGCTGGTTCGCCGAGGGCCAGGACTATGGCCGCATGCTGGTCGAGGATCTGAAGATCCGCCAATATGTGTTCAAGACCCTGCCGCAGGCCGCGATCTCGAAGGTCGTGATCGAGCGTCCGGCGAAGCTGTGCCGCGTGTCGATCTATGCCGCCCGTCCGGGCGTCATCATCGGCAAGAAGGGCGCCGACATCGAAAAGCTTCGCAAGAAGCTCGGCGAACTGACGGGCAGCGACGTGTCGCTGAACATCGTCGAAATCCGCAAGCCCGAAGTCGATGCCAAGCTCGTCGGCCAGGGCATTGCCGACCAGCTCGAACGCCGCGTTGCTTTCCGCCGCGCGATGAAGCGCGCGGTGCAGTCGGCGATGCGTCTCGGCGCCGAGGGCATCCGGATCAACTGCGCCGGCCGTCTCGGCGGCGCGGAAATCGCGCGCACCGAATGGTATCGCGAAGGTCGGGTGCCGCTGCACACGCTGCGCGCCAATGTCGACTATGCCGAATCGACGGCGCACACCGCCTATGGCGTGTGCGGGATCAAGGTGTGGATCTTCAAGGGCGAGATTCTCGGCCATGACCCGCTGGCGACCGACCGGCTGATGCTCGACGCGCAGACGTCGGGTGTTCGCCCGGCGCGCGATGAACGCCGCTAA
- the rplE gene encoding 50S ribosomal protein L5: MAENYTPRMRKRYDDVIVKAMTEKFGYKNVMEVPKIEKIVLNMGVGEATQDKKKVESAAAEMELIAGQKPVVTKAKKSIAQFKLREGMPIGCKVTLRRERMYEFLDRLITIAMPRIRDFRGVSATSFDGRGNYAMGLKEQIIFPEINYDRIDQVRGMDVIVTTTARTDDEARELLKLFGFPFPIEAQEKEAA, translated from the coding sequence ATGGCTGAGAATTACACCCCGCGCATGCGCAAGCGCTATGACGATGTGATCGTCAAGGCGATGACCGAGAAATTCGGTTACAAGAATGTGATGGAAGTGCCGAAGATCGAAAAGATCGTGCTCAACATGGGCGTCGGCGAAGCCACGCAGGACAAGAAGAAGGTCGAGAGCGCGGCTGCCGAAATGGAGCTGATCGCGGGCCAGAAGCCTGTCGTGACCAAGGCAAAGAAGTCGATCGCCCAGTTCAAGCTGCGCGAAGGCATGCCGATCGGCTGCAAGGTGACCTTGCGCCGCGAACGGATGTACGAGTTCCTCGATCGCCTGATCACGATCGCGATGCCGCGTATCCGCGACTTTCGCGGCGTGTCGGCGACGAGCTTCGACGGCCGTGGCAATTATGCCATGGGCCTGAAGGAACAGATCATCTTCCCCGAGATCAACTATGACCGCATCGACCAGGTGCGCGGCATGGACGTGATCGTCACCACCACCGCCCGTACGGACGACGAAGCCCGCGAACTGCTCAAGCTGTTCGGCTTCCCCTTCCCGATCGAAGCGCAGGAAAAGGAAGCCGCCTGA
- the rplO gene encoding 50S ribosomal protein L15, which produces MTIKLNDLRDNNGARKGRMRVGRGIGSGKGKTAGRGQKGQKARSGVAINGFEGGQMPLHMRIPKRGFNNIFGKDFAIVNLGQIQKLIDEKKLDAKATIDHAALKAAGVARGGKDGVRLLAKGELTAKLNFAVAGASKGAIEAVEKTGGKVELPEPKPEGDGKKAKRKAEAAAKRG; this is translated from the coding sequence ATGACTATCAAACTCAACGATCTTCGTGACAATAATGGCGCCCGCAAGGGCCGGATGCGCGTCGGACGCGGCATCGGCTCGGGCAAGGGCAAGACCGCCGGTCGCGGCCAGAAGGGCCAGAAGGCGCGCAGCGGTGTCGCGATCAACGGCTTCGAGGGCGGCCAGATGCCGCTCCACATGCGCATCCCGAAGCGCGGCTTCAACAATATCTTCGGCAAGGATTTCGCGATCGTGAACCTGGGCCAGATCCAGAAGCTGATCGACGAGAAGAAGCTCGACGCCAAGGCGACGATCGACCATGCCGCGCTCAAGGCGGCGGGCGTCGCGCGCGGCGGCAAGGATGGCGTCCGCCTCCTCGCCAAGGGCGAACTGACCGCCAAGCTGAATTTCGCGGTCGCCGGCGCGTCGAAGGGCGCGATCGAAGCGGTCGAAAAGACCGGCGGCAAGGTCGAACTGCCCGAACCCAAGCCCGAAGGCGACGGCAAGAAGGCCAAGCGCAAGGCCGAAGCGGCCGCCAAGCGGGGCTGA
- the rpmD gene encoding 50S ribosomal protein L30 — translation MADKTIKIRQIGSPIRRPKSQRAILTGLGLGKMHRVVELVDTPEVRGMIRKLPHMVEVVEG, via the coding sequence ATGGCTGACAAGACAATCAAGATCCGCCAGATCGGCTCGCCGATCCGTCGTCCGAAAAGCCAGCGCGCCATCCTGACCGGCCTCGGCCTGGGCAAGATGCACCGCGTGGTCGAACTGGTCGACACCCCGGAAGTGCGCGGCATGATCCGCAAGCTTCCGCACATGGTGGAAGTCGTCGAGGGCTGA
- the rplF gene encoding 50S ribosomal protein L6, with translation MSRIGKKSVGIPSGVTAAIDGGELSVKGPKGTLAMPLSDNIKYEVGEGSISVQPANDSREARAFWGMQRTLVQNLITGVTEGFTKVLEITGVGYRANSQGKTLKLQLGYSHDVDFAVPEGIEIKTPDNTTIEISGIDKQQVGQVAAEIRRWRKPEPYKGKGIKYRGEYIFRKEGKKK, from the coding sequence ATGTCGCGCATTGGTAAAAAATCAGTGGGCATCCCGAGCGGCGTCACCGCCGCGATCGACGGCGGCGAGCTGTCGGTCAAGGGGCCGAAGGGCACGCTCGCGATGCCGCTTTCCGACAACATCAAATATGAAGTCGGCGAAGGCAGCATCTCGGTTCAGCCCGCGAACGACAGCCGCGAAGCACGCGCCTTCTGGGGCATGCAGCGCACGCTGGTGCAGAACCTGATCACGGGTGTGACCGAAGGCTTTACCAAAGTCCTCGAGATCACCGGCGTCGGTTATCGCGCCAACTCGCAGGGCAAGACGCTGAAGCTGCAGCTCGGCTACAGCCACGATGTCGATTTCGCGGTGCCCGAGGGCATCGAGATCAAGACGCCGGACAATACGACGATCGAGATCAGCGGCATCGACAAGCAGCAGGTCGGCCAGGTCGCGGCGGAAATCCGCCGTTGGCGCAAGCCCGAACCCTATAAGGGCAAGGGCATCAAATATCGCGGCGAGTACATCTTCCGCAAAGAAGGCAAGAAGAAGTAA
- the rplR gene encoding 50S ribosomal protein L18 gives MAHLTTFQKRRQRVRTALRQRAAGRPRLSVHRSGRHIYAQLIDDAAGKTLAAASTLDKDVRGKTGATAAAAADVGKRLADAAKKAGVTQVVFDRGGFLFHGRIKALADAAREGGLEF, from the coding sequence ATGGCACATCTTACCACTTTCCAAAAACGTCGCCAGCGCGTCCGCACCGCGCTCCGTCAGCGCGCCGCCGGTCGGCCGCGGCTTTCGGTGCACCGTTCGGGTCGCCACATCTATGCGCAGCTCATCGATGATGCCGCCGGCAAGACGCTGGCCGCCGCCTCGACGCTCGACAAGGATGTGCGCGGCAAGACCGGCGCCACTGCGGCGGCCGCTGCCGACGTCGGCAAGCGCCTTGCCGACGCCGCCAAGAAAGCGGGCGTGACGCAGGTCGTGTTCGACCGCGGCGGCTTCCTGTTCCACGGGCGCATCAAGGCGCTGGCCGACGCGGCACGCGAAGGCGGATTGGAGTTCTAA
- the rpsN gene encoding 30S ribosomal protein S14, which translates to MAKLSSMNKNERRKQLVKKYAGRYAKLKAIAADTSLDDGERLIARLKMAEIPRNGNPTRIRNRCELTGRPRAYYRKFRLCRIQLRDLANKGLIPGVVKSSW; encoded by the coding sequence ATGGCGAAACTGAGTTCGATGAACAAGAACGAGCGTCGCAAGCAGCTGGTGAAGAAATATGCCGGCCGTTATGCGAAGCTGAAGGCGATTGCGGCGGACACCTCGCTCGACGATGGCGAGCGTCTGATCGCGCGCCTCAAGATGGCGGAAATCCCCCGCAACGGCAACCCGACCCGCATCCGCAACCGGTGCGAGCTGACCGGGCGTCCGCGCGCTTATTACCGTAAATTCCGGCTGTGCCGTATCCAGCTCCGCGATCTGGCCAACAAGGGCCTGATCCCCGGCGTTGTGAAATCGAGCTGGTAA
- the rplX gene encoding 50S ribosomal protein L24: MANKIKKGDTVVILSGKDKGKTGEVTQSLPKDGKLVVAGVNVITRHRKPTQANPQGGLERKEAPLFASKVALADPKTGKATRVRFETRDGKKVRVAVKSGETING; the protein is encoded by the coding sequence ATGGCGAACAAGATCAAGAAGGGTGACACGGTCGTTATCCTGTCCGGCAAGGACAAGGGCAAGACCGGCGAAGTGACGCAGAGCCTGCCGAAGGACGGCAAGCTCGTCGTCGCCGGCGTCAACGTCATCACCCGCCACCGCAAGCCGACCCAGGCCAACCCGCAGGGTGGCCTGGAGCGCAAGGAAGCGCCGCTGTTCGCGAGCAAGGTCGCTCTCGCCGATCCCAAGACCGGCAAGGCGACGCGCGTCCGCTTTGAAACCAGGGACGGCAAGAAGGTCCGTGTGGCCGTGAAGTCCGGGGAGACGATCAATGGCTGA
- the rpsE gene encoding 30S ribosomal protein S5, whose translation MADEVQNAEGAPAAPTENTGAPARRGRGGGGGRDGGRGGRDGGRGRRDDRRPRDDDGGEELIEKLVHINRVSKTVKGGKRFGFAALVVVGDGKGRAGFGHGKAREVPEAISKATAAAKKAMIRVPLRDGRTLHHDGRGHFGAGNVTLRSAPAGTGIIAGGPMRAVFESLGVADVVTKSVGTSNPYNMIRATFEALGEQTSPKSVAQRRGKKVSDLIKRGGASDRAAEAEAAAVTE comes from the coding sequence ATGGCAGACGAAGTTCAGAACGCCGAAGGCGCCCCCGCGGCGCCGACCGAAAACACCGGCGCCCCCGCGCGTCGGGGCCGTGGTGGCGGCGGTGGCCGCGACGGCGGCCGTGGCGGTCGTGATGGTGGCCGTGGCCGCCGCGACGATCGTCGCCCGCGCGACGATGACGGCGGCGAAGAGCTGATCGAAAAGCTCGTCCACATCAACCGCGTGTCCAAGACCGTGAAGGGCGGCAAGCGCTTCGGTTTCGCCGCGCTCGTCGTCGTCGGCGACGGCAAGGGCCGCGCCGGTTTCGGTCATGGCAAGGCGCGCGAAGTGCCCGAAGCCATTTCGAAGGCGACCGCCGCCGCGAAGAAGGCGATGATCCGCGTTCCGCTGCGCGATGGTCGCACGCTGCACCATGACGGTCGCGGCCACTTCGGTGCCGGCAACGTCACGCTGCGCTCGGCTCCCGCGGGGACCGGCATCATCGCCGGTGGCCCGATGCGCGCCGTGTTCGAATCGCTGGGCGTTGCCGATGTGGTGACCAAGTCGGTCGGCACCTCGAACCCCTACAACATGATCCGCGCGACCTTCGAGGCGCTCGGCGAACAGACCAGCCCGAAGTCGGTCGCGCAGCGTCGCGGCAAGAAGGTTTCGGACCTGATCAAGCGTGGCGGTGCGTCCGACCGCGCAGCCGAGGCCGAAGCCGCGGCGGTGACGGAGTAA
- a CDS encoding DUF1737 domain-containing protein: MKLYRLLTGSDDAAFCARVEGLLNRGWQLHGSPSITNVDGRGYVAQAIVMEKAGPYPGFQPSSDIEPD; encoded by the coding sequence ATGAAGCTCTACCGCCTGTTGACCGGTTCCGACGACGCCGCCTTTTGCGCCCGCGTCGAGGGACTGCTCAACCGGGGGTGGCAGCTTCACGGCAGCCCCTCGATCACCAATGTCGATGGCCGCGGCTATGTCGCCCAGGCCATCGTGATGGAAAAGGCCGGGCCCTATCCCGGCTTTCAGCCGTCGAGTGACATCGAACCGGACTAG
- the rpsS gene encoding 30S ribosomal protein S19 has protein sequence MARSVWKGPFVDLHLLKKAETAQDGGSSAPIKTWSRRSTILPQFVGLTFNVYNGRKFVPVSVNEDMVGMKLGEFAPTRFFPGHAADKKGKR, from the coding sequence ATGGCTCGCTCGGTCTGGAAGGGTCCGTTTGTCGACCTTCATCTCCTCAAGAAAGCCGAAACGGCCCAGGACGGTGGCAGCTCTGCCCCGATCAAAACCTGGTCGCGTCGGTCCACCATCCTGCCGCAGTTCGTCGGGCTGACCTTCAACGTCTACAACGGCCGCAAGTTCGTGCCGGTGTCGGTCAACGAAGACATGGTCGGCATGAAGCTGGGTGAATTTGCGCCGACGCGCTTCTTCCCCGGCCACGCGGCCGACAAGAAGGGCAAACGCTAA
- the rplV gene encoding 50S ribosomal protein L22, producing MGKEKSPRRVADNEALSVGTQIRGSAQKLNLVAALIRGRKVEDAMNVLSFSKKAMAVDVRKVLASAVANAENNHNLDVDALVVQEASVGKSISMKRWHARGRGKSTRIVKPFSRIRIVVREQEEEA from the coding sequence ATGGGCAAGGAAAAGTCCCCCCGCCGCGTTGCGGATAATGAGGCTCTCTCGGTCGGTACGCAGATTCGCGGCTCGGCGCAGAAGCTGAACCTCGTCGCCGCGCTGATCCGCGGCCGCAAGGTCGAAGACGCGATGAACGTCCTCTCCTTCTCGAAGAAGGCGATGGCCGTCGACGTGCGCAAGGTTCTCGCCAGCGCGGTCGCCAACGCGGAAAACAACCACAATCTCGACGTTGACGCCCTGGTCGTCCAGGAAGCGAGCGTCGGCAAGTCGATCTCGATGAAGCGCTGGCACGCTCGTGGCCGCGGCAAGTCGACCCGGATCGTCAAGCCGTTCAGCCGCATCCGCATCGTCGTCCGCGAACAGGAAGAAGAGGCGTAA